The genome window CTTTCAATTTCTTGCAACCTTTCCCCAGTGGGTTGTTTTTTGTTAGTTTCGATAATGCCATAATCAACTAAAGAGGGAGTAACCATATCATCCCCCTCCAATATCGCCCAACCGATAATCGCCAATCCTGGATCAATTCCTAGCCAAATCATGATTAATTATAAAATGATGAAAAAAAACAACTTAAAAGAAGCGAAAAAAAATAGAAAGGTCTATTTATTCTACCTGTTTAGATACCAGAAACCTTAACGATATAATTAACCTTATTAACTTGAATGGGGCCTTGATTACTATGAAAAAAACTTCGTGGTTAGTCTTAATCATTAGTGCCATGACGGTAGGATGCACCTCACCACAACCATTAGCTACTGACTCCATAAGCCCTCAAGAGGACGAATCATTAACTGTTGCCCAAAATAAAGATAATAACGGAATTTCATCCGATGCCGTATGGGAGCAAAAAACCCATGACAAAATTAACGAATATCGTAGTCAACAAGGTTTACCACCCTTACAATTAGAATCTCGTATTAATGACATTGCCAGAGTCCACTCTCAAGACATGGCCATAGGAAAAGTAGAGTTTAGCCATGATGGAGTTGAAGGGCGATATGAAGCTATTAGTCAAGTTATTTCTTTCCGTCAAGTTGCTGAAAATGTTGCCTATAATTACGGTTTTTCCGATCCTTTTAAAAGCGCTGTTGAGGGGTGGATAAATAGTCCTATTGATAATAAAATTGGAGTATATTTTTTTGATGGAGCTCATGATTATCGATCGCAATTAATGGGACTTTTATTCGCTATTCCTTTTCTATCTGATCAGGCTTTAATCATAGTTGATGATACTAATTTTATATCTGCCA of Cyanobacterium sp. HL-69 contains these proteins:
- a CDS encoding Transporter, translating into MKKTSWLVLIISAMTVGCTSPQPLATDSISPQEDESLTVAQNKDNNGISSDAVWEQKTHDKINEYRSQQGLPPLQLESRINDIARVHSQDMAIGKVEFSHDGVEGRYEAISQVISFRQVAENVAYNYGFSDPFKSAVEGWINSPIDNKIGVYFFDGAHDYRSQLMGLLFAIPFLSDQALIIVDDTNFISAKQANYYFLALNSSSELILDLPTPRNFHPTFWNGIQVFSFDRSKNSAYDW